The Malus domestica chromosome 10, GDT2T_hap1 genome contains a region encoding:
- the LOC103440394 gene encoding phenylcoumaran benzylic ether reductase Pyrc5: MDFSVTHLFLLSLATLSLALSLQLIPFRFPRFPFPMASKSKILFIGGTGYIGKFIVEASAKAGHPTYVLVREATLSNPAKSKVIENFKALGVNFVLGDLYDHESLVKAIKQVDVVISTVGHGQLADQGKIIAAIKEAGNVKRFFPSEFGNDVDRVHAVEPAKSAFETKAKIRRAVEAEGIPYTYVSSNFFAGYFLPTLNQPGASSPPRDKVVILGDGNPKAIFIKEDDIGTYTIRAVDDPRTLNKVLYIRPPANTISFNELVSLWEKKIGKSLERIYVPEEQLLKNIQEASVPLNVILAIGHSVFVKGDHTNFEIEPSFGVEATALYPDVKYTTVDEYLNQFV, translated from the exons ATGGACTTCTCAGTTACCCACttattcctcctttccctcgcAACGCTCtcactcgctctctctctccaactCATCCCATTCCGATTTCCCAGATTCCCATTCCCGATGGCTTCCAAGTCCAAAATCCTCTTCATCGGCGGCACCGGCTACATTGGAAAGTTCATCGTCGAGGCCAGCGCCAAGGCCGGGCACCCCACCTACGTTCTGGTTCGAGAAGCTACCCTCTCCAACCCGGCGAAATCCAAAGTCATCGAGAACTTCAAGGCCCTGGGCGTCAATTTCGTCCTG GGTGATCTGTACGATCACGAGAGCTTGGTGAAGGCGATCAAGCAAGTCGACGTGGTGATCTCGACGGTGGGGCATGGTCAGTTGGCTGATCAGGGAAAGATCATTGCTGCCATCAAAGAAGCAGGCAATGTTAAG AGATTTTTCCCGTCGGAGTTTGGAAATGACGTCGATCGAGTTCACGCTGTTGAGCCTGCCAAATCGGCGTTTGAGACCAAGGCCAAGATTCGCAGAGCTGTGGAGGCTGAGGGAATTCCTTACACCTATGTGTCCTCCAACTTCTTTGCTGGTtacttcttgcctactttgaaCCAGCCCGGAGCTTCTTCTCCTCCTAGGGACAAAGTCGTCATTTTGGGCGATGGAAACCCTAAAG CAATTTTCATCAAGGAAGACGACATTGGGACGTACACAATTAGGGCAGTGGATGATCCAAGAACCTTGAACAAAGTCCTCTACATCAGGCCCCCTGCCAACACCATTTCATTCAATGAGCTTGTCTCTCTTTGGGAGAAGAAGATTGGCAAATCCCTCGAGAGAATCTATGTCCCGGAGGAGCAACTGCTCAAGAACATCCAAG AGGCATCTGTGCCGCTCAATGTGATATTAGCAATTGGTCACTCAGTTTTTGTGAAGGGAGACCACACTAACTTTGAGATCGAGCCTTCATTTGGCGTGGAAGCCACAGCTCTTTACCCTGATGTCAAATACACCACAGTCGACGAGTACCTCAACCAGTTTGTCTGA